The following coding sequences lie in one Candidatus Phytoplasma solani genomic window:
- a CDS encoding HU family DNA-binding protein: MTKKELIKKIAKANKTSITQTEEFYNSFENAIIKAITTNEEVVLSPQIGKFILKSRKAQIGHNPQTGEKIQIPAKTVVTFKPSKTIKDKVKKLKLK, encoded by the coding sequence ATGACAAAAAAAGAATTAATTAAAAAAATAGCTAAGGCAAACAAAACCTCAATAACCCAAACCGAAGAATTTTACAACTCATTCGAGAATGCAATAATTAAAGCAATCACTACTAACGAAGAAGTAGTTTTATCACCTCAAATTGGCAAATTCATCTTAAAATCAAGAAAAGCCCAAATCGGCCACAACCCACAAACTGGGGAAAAAATCCAAATCCCCGCCAAAACAGTAGTAACTTTCAAACCATCTAAAACCATCAAAGATAAAGTCAAAAAATTAAAATTAAAATAA